ACTGAAGACAAGAGAAAGCAGCAAGTTACCTATAATGCTGATGATAAAAAACTCTATTAGAAGTACGACACATTTTGTAATATGTTGCTGTAGATCacgggtgtccaaactacggcccgcggACCATTTTGAGTCGGCCCTCGCACACAAAAAGTATAATGACTTAACTATAATGAACCtctgcttgtcttatattgtacttcttaaatatatatgttcaaatatattacacagtagtattcatgtgttaaaaaGCGCACTTTTCAAAACATTCAGTCgattaaagttgaaaacatgTTCTAACAAAAAAGCCCGATAACTTATTTACCAACCAGCTTGAAATATACCCTTCATAGTTCCTCTTATTATATTTCCCTCtgaagcttctgttttaagAAACGAGCTGCTAACACAATAAATGAAACCCTCTGGAGAGCTGAGATATTTTTTTCTAACAGCATTTTCAAGTATCAAGAATAATTTGCCTACATTGGATTTACTTTTCCAATTCACAACTTAACTTATGAGGCGATATACCTTCAGTGAGCGGCCCAGGCCTTTGTAGGTTTTGATGAATAAGGTGGTATTTAAACATTAGATAGAAAAGACGGGACGGGAGCGAAGAGAAAGTGAGGTAGGTCATGCCTCACTACCAATGATACACTCATCTGATTAAATAATGTCATGGATTTAATCTGACTTAACCAATGCCATGACGGATAACATAGTTTTTAATTTGAAGTGCCGTGTCAAAAAGGTTTGAATAATTCAAGGTCATATTTGATTAAAGAAACATGTGTTAATGTTAAGGGGTACCACGTGTGATGTTGTTCACTTGTATACAAGATTCGACCTGACTTTCTCCGACCGCACGTTCACAGTCACTTAGTTCAGCTTTAACACGGGAgtggagaggatccgtttctgaTGACATGTTGTTCTCCGTTGCAGTGCCAGCTGGGCGTGCTGCCGCTGGGCACGGGGAACGACCTGGCCCGCGTGCTGGGCTGGGGGGGGCTCTGCGACGACGACGCCCAGCTGCTGCAGATCCTGGAGAAGCTGGAGAGAGCCACCACCAAGATGCTGGACCGGTGAGGCCTGAGAGGGGAAAGCAAACAGCCGTATAGCTCCGCTTTTAGCACTATGTAGCACAATTAAGTTTAGCACTAGTTGTAGTTTAGTTTAGCACCATCGCCATTTTAGCACTGTTCTTCTTAGCAGCATGTTAAGCACAGTTTGCCACTAGTCTTAGGACAGTTTAGCACCATTTTAAGCTCTGTTTTTAGAAGCAGTCAGCACTTTCTTTTAACGCCATTTATCAAAACATTTTGCACCGTCACGGGACATTTATAGCACCGttttttgcacatttttaaaaGCTTTCCCGACATGTTCCTCTAACTTGTAAGCAAAATCCTTTTCAAGCAACAAATTAACaacaagaatccttcctagcctcggaaaaggaagaatggtggaacaggctagcaggtgtgcgtcatatacgaggccccgccttaaatggagcacgatttccgccaaagatttggttattggtccgtgcgcaaagcattgtggggattttaagaccgcggagtcctcgaaatgtctcgctacgaagtacgccggcctcggtagaattccaagtatgctggacattggaacggtCCTTCCGGCGGCACtctagtatgcttgaaatagtggctctggagcaccttcctcgacattgagaaaccccCCGTGTCCTTCCTCCTATGTCAATCTGATAAACCGTGTGAGTATAGTCGCGTGACAttgacagagtgtgtgtgtttgtgttcagaTGGAGTGTGATGACGTACGAGGTGCCCACCACCACCAGACGCACCCCGACGGTGAAGGAAGACGACAGCCTCGATTCTCCTCTGCAGGTAAATTACTTTCGGGAAGCTGTCTGCCTTTTTGACAGATGGTGTCTCTACATTAGCTTCCACAGCTCCAAGAAAAGACATTGGAAAGCATCCACTGAGGATCAATTGAACCCGGCAGCTGGCAGCCGAGGCAATCAGCCCtaaagcgggggggggggggggggggggggtagaaaCTGATTGAGAGCTGCTCTGTATTTTGATTTGAAGCTGGTTCAAACCTCTCTTTCTGGTGGTTTCAGGGCATGCTTTTATTACAGCACGTTCACAGCCAGTTTTTATCCACTAACTCATTCATTGGCTTCGTGAATGATGGAGGGGAAATGGAGTGTTCTTCCAGTTTAAAGGATGCCATCAGTCCTTTGTCAATTAGTTAAAAGGTCTTTTTTGGCTGAATGCGTACAAGTGGATCAAATGTGCTGTCAGTACTGTCAGACTATTCTGTCTTTATTTTCAAATGACTGATTCAGGCATAATACACCCACCCGAATAAATGTTTCTGCACCACGACAGAAACAACACCTACCATTAAAATGTGTGTAGATATATAAGAAATACTATCACTCTTCAGATCCGTTATAAAATATCACATGTCCAGACCTCAGCTCGGTGTTAAGGGTACATGTTTAGGAAGATGAAATGTAACCTAGTTGTCAGCACTAAACTGATCAGCAGACGGCTTTCAAAACATCTCGAAAATATAGAAAGTGCTGCATTAGTTTGAAGGACAGTTTGCTGGACGTCAGGGTTACTCAAAGTGGTCAAAAGGACGGAGATTTATATCCAGTCGCATGATGAAAATGTCAAGACCTACTTTAAAATAGTCTTCCCTACTTGAGGTGGTACTGTCTCAAATCATCCCAGGAACAAACCTCCACCCTCTCTCAATTCAATATTCTTAAGTGGCATGAATGTCAGGTGACCAATATTGCCAAAGCGTCAAGGATAATAACCGCaagtatctctctctctccccctctctctctcaggtcCACATCACTCAGTATGCAGACTCCGTAGCCTCCCACCTCGCCAAGATCCTGGACTCGGACAAACACAGCGACGTCATTTTCCGCCCAAGTACGTGAAACGAATGCATTCAGAAACTGGGGCGGAGATGGAGATGGGAGTAAAGATGGTGGGTTTAAAGTtagaggggggggagggggggaaatAGAGAAGAGACAGAACGGGACAAGTGAGTGTCTGGACAATGAGTATTGATTCTGTTGCTCcccgaggacacacacacacacacacgcggagGGGACAGTAAGTGCTGTCCGGCTGTAAGTGAGAGAGACACGTGAATCAGTATTTAGGGGATGTCCGCAGTGCATTAGTGTTCCTCTTCCTCTGGGAAGCGTCCAGCGGCCATTACAGAGCACttccctccgtgtgtgtgtgtgtgcgtgtgtgtgtgtgtgtgcgtgcgtgtgcgtgtgtgtgtgtactgattGTAGTGGAAACCTGCAGCACATTTAACACTCTTCAGGGACTTCACAATGCACTCCAAGCACATGTACTTCTACCGTAAAAACAGGTGTTGTCTATTCCCTGCTTTGAcatgtatatattttaaatcTTACAATGGAAGATTCAAAGTTCACGAGTTGATCGCTCACTCGTTGCTGTGGGTGAAGGTGTGTTTACAGCTGATGTGATGTATACTGGCTGTTGTTATGTAGTTTACTGTAATGCATGTGTTGTCTTCCTGCCAGCAAAGACACTAAAGGCACCGCTAACTATGATATGTTACTGACACAACACGGTCACTTTTGACAACCAGAAGGAAGTTGAGTGAACAATTAAGCGTGTGTCCATCCTTTGACTCAGATGCTTCACCCTTCTGCACATTTAAGGGTAGAATAAGTAGGTTaaaatcaaaatgtcacttaATGATTTTCTTACATGTTCCAGTCACAACCGGTTTGGGGTTATTCAACCTTTTACTAAGTTTAAAAAGTACCAGGccaaacgtttttttttgtaatcCAGCTGATAAACAAGCGCCAAACCAAGTATATAAAACCTTTTTGGCGGAGGCAATAAAAACAAGGAAGTGAGATAAGGAGAACAAAGCGTTGTTGTCAATGGACATTTTAAACACATTCTAGGGTATAAATAGTAGGTTAAAGTCGACATTTTTCAGAGGACACAAATATAAGTTGACTCCCAAAATAAGTGTATTTTTCGAACATCATCCATGCCGCTCTTAAACAACCGCAaaagcagtggcggttctagaccaatttgactggggggccagttattttctgaggggggccagttattttctgaggggggcacaataaatgcaggacgaaaaagagaactagacagtatgaagtaattgcgcataagaaaacaatgcaatacagttattgggacggtgtggcgcagtgcgctgtgcaatgctcatcagatcaaggggtgaaacccgccgctgctgcgtctgtaaagccgtgtgtccttgggcaatacacttcacctgaacttgctcctgtgggtattgtccacagtgaccattgcatgtaaaaagaatatgtgtaatgtgtatcgtaaagcgctttgagcactggaaaagcgctataataaatgtaaggaattattattattattattattggtatttgtttcagtacacttatttatttcagatatatcttatagttattgctgttagcttcagcttaagttatagtgccatgtttgcactaacaccatatttatataaaataaaggcaatgaacagttacaatctctactttacataagggtgtctgcacaatctcacattacagcaacaaaatcctgcggttgTTGACAAACCGAGTACcacaaaaatatacatttaaaaaaaaaaaaaaaaaaaaatcattgttaggggggccacagggggtcagaggtcagtgttagggggacACTGGCCCCCTGgtcccccctagaaccgcccctgcgtAAATGATTAATTTAGCTCCTGTCGAACAGACCGTTGCACAATAATCAGCAAACAAAGTCCAAGGGCATGCCTTCAAAAACCGCCTGGAGCTAGTTGACACAATCAAGTGTGCAATCAAACACCTGTAAATAAGAAGAATGAGGACATGATTCATAATGCAGGACAATGGGTTTCTGCAGCGATGAACCGGATCCAGGGTTTTCAAAACGAACAAAGCATGATTGAAATTTAAAGAAGCTGAGTCACACCGCGGCGATTAACAGCTGTGAGTAATTAGAGAGTGTGTGGAGGCAGGTAGGCGATAATGAaacaagagtgtgtgtgtgtgtgtgtgtgtgtgtgtgtgtgtgtgtgtgtgtgttgtgtgtgtgtgtgtgtgtgtgtgtgtgtgtgtgtgtgtggtgtgtgtgtgtgtgtgtgtggtgtgttgtgtgtgtgtgtgtgtgtgtgtgtgtgtgtgttgtgtgtgtgtgtgtgtgtgtgtgttggtgtgtgtgagaTCGTCAAACACTGTGACCGCACCGTGAGTCACTGAATTTGGAATATGCTACCCTGTGGATGTTGTTGCATTTGAACGTGTCATCCTGTCGACCCTCAGGTTTCTGTGTGGGACGGTGAATGATTTTGTGGCGGAGGTGGGGAAGGCGTACGAGAGAGCGACGGAGAACAAGGAGGAGGCAGACGCCATGGCAAAGAAGGTGTgtaggggggtgtgtgtgtgtgtatgtgtgtgagatatCGTCATTATGTAAGAGCTTGTATAACGGTAGCTTTAAGGAGTGGGCCGTGTCGGTGTGTGTACAGAAAGTAGGATCATGCTGATGGATAAATGTCACTTTTTCCTTTtcatattatttacattttcacTCATTCTCCACATTATTAGATTCTAGTTTACGTGGGAATTAAGACTGGCAAGCTAAACACtatttaaaataatcaaaaatagcCTTGAAAAGCATCTTTTGGGGCGTTTTGTGGATATTACGGATTTTAGTACCATTTTAATTTCAAAATGTTACCGTTTTAATAGTGTATGTATTATTGGGGGAAATACTCCACTCATAAAAAGGTGATACTCGGTCTTCTGCCGTGTCTTGGTCAACAATATGTTCGCATTGATCCATCAGTTCAGTCAAATGTCGTCCCTTGTTCTGCAGTGAAGCCCGACAACAATGATTATTGGTAATCGTGGTTTCTCTGTCTCTCCATTAGCAGTCGTATCATTGTAGTGAGCATTGTAGTTACAATTAAATAAGCTTCTGTCTCTTTCTGTCTCAGTGCTCGTTGCTGAATGAGAAGCTCGATTCCCTCGTCAAGGCCTTAAGTGAGGAGGCGGAGGCTCAGGTAACAACAACACCTGTCATTTGAAGTAGACTTGGCATTCTCATCAGTATAAGaagtgttcgtgtgtgtgtgtgtgtgtgtgtgtgtgtgtgtgtgtgtgtgtgtgtgtgtgtgtggtgtgtgtgtgtgtggtgtgtgtgtgtgtgtgtgtgtgtgtgtgtgtgtgtgtgtgtggtgtgtgtgtgtgtgtgtgtgtgtgtgtgtgtgtgtggtgtgtgtgtgtgtgtggtgtgttgtgcaGCCTGTGAAAGGGACAGAACCGCTTCTTTAAGATGAAACTGGTATTGCAAGTTTAGACTGATCTAAACCTAAtgcatgattttttttttaaagaattgtCCCTATTTACAAGTGGAAAAATACGTCTTTGAGCTTTTACTTTCAAAATAGTATTGATTGCACATGTTTTTCTATGTCTGGAATCCATTACACATCATAAACCGTTTCATACGTTGTTAAAAACGAGTTTTCATAACAGTTTAAACCTCATTGGTCTGCTCAATAAGCCACTAAATATAGCTTCCAGATATCTTCGTCAGAGTCGACTAACACATTATATTTCTGACATCCTGAATGTGGAGAGGGTTGAAAATGTTCCTCCTCAGCTGAAACACCAGCGAGCTTTTAAATCCCCGCCCCCATTCAACCTGAGCCTTTACAGGAGAGTGCTAGAAAACACTCGTCTTTTTTTAGACATCTGAAGAGTGGTCGGTCGGtgggtcggtcggtcggtcggtcggtcggtcggtcggtcggtcggtaggtaggtaggtaggtaggtaggaaggatggtaggtaggtaggtcggtaggtaggtaggtaggtaggtaggtaggtaggtaggtaggtaggtgtcGGTCGGTAGGCAGGCAGGTAGAAATTAAGACACaagaaataaacagtccaaaatatttcagaaataaaatagcattcaaaatgtaaaaagtttaagaaaataaacaatatatatacatgtgtaaaATATACAAGTGGAAATACACATGTTCAGAGGACCTCTAGGTTTCCGGTAGTTTGTTCCAGACGTTCGGAGCACAATAACAGTACACATGTGTTGCAACAGCTAGAGCATGTTTCCTGTGAACTCCAGGTGGTGCCAGCCGGTTCGGTGCCGATCCAGGAGAGCGGGGACTCGAGCCCGATGGAGAGCGGGGGGGAGTCGGGTTCGGAGAGGAAGACGTACCGGTCCAAAGAGCAGCTGATGCTCCGGGCCAACAGCCTGAAGAAAGCCCTGCGGCAGATCATCGAGCAGGCCGAGAAAAGGTACGAGAAACTTTTGTGTTAAGAGGATAACATTCCAAATCATTACTGATTAAACTTTTGCATTTGGGAGGGGTCCTAACTGTATTTATGTATCTATTTGTTTGTCTTCTGTCTGTGTGAGATGTAGTTTGCCCTGGTGTTAAGTACTACTTACATTGTTACTCTACCTATTTCTCTATAGAGTGAAGACTACTTTTGATACATGCTCTCAcaataaaaaaagtaaataaataatccaATGACGTGGTCGTTTCAGTTGTGGACGAGCAGAACCGACACACGCAGGTCCAGAGGATTACCTCCTCGTCCTCCATCAAGAGAGAGAACAGCGAGGAGCTAAAGGACGCCGAGCCACGTGAGTGTATATTATGCTTTTATTTCAGCATACATTCATCTCAGAAAAGAGAGgagatgccagattatagctcatttccatctgcgGTCCTCAGGCAGGTTCATAACAATCAAGAAACATTGCATAATCTCTATCACACAAACAATTAAAAACGTGATTTAAGTACAGGTCAATAAAGTTACAGTTCAAATTGCAAAACTCAGATTACAGTGTAATTAATGTTGGCATGACTGGTTGCTTAATATCAATGTATTTGCACCATAAGAGAGTTGAAGTCAGGACAGGTGACACTTTCATTCCAACTGGAAGAATATCCCAGTGTTTGATGGCCGTAAATGAAAATGCAGATTGTGCGAAGGCGAGGTAAGTGTCTCGTTGGTTTCAACTCAGCGGGGTTTGAGATGAAGGGACACACAAGAAAACGCACTATTGTACATTTTGGGAAATGAACACGGGTGCATTTTGTCACAACGGCTTGAAGACAACTCGGTTTTCGTTGAAGTTATTTCGCCTATCATTCCACAGGAAGACTAGggggcagtgtttctcaaacttgttcataccaaggaccacttaaccaataaaaaaacactcgcggaccacctaactccacaaatatccaaaaacacatcgtttttacaaatcgcctgaaaatggtacaaacaagtggcaacatgtgtgacgaaggcgcttatctgggctatatcatgcaatcgaaagtgaaacgtaagctcgttccattgcggagatattcccgcgagagtgcgaaaaacttaaataaatgtatttatttcaaatgtgaaattttaccaatatactaacggaccactagggggcggtcacgggccaccagtggtccgcggaccacactttgagaagcactggggTAGAGGAACGTGAGAATTTGGTTAGGGGTTACCAGAACTCTACTTTTctatccaggctgaagacttgcttttaattgaactattctcATCTCACACTGCGCTGTAActtgtattcatgttttattatctttgctttgtcaTGTTTCTAATGTGTGTCGTCTTTCATTgtcgtaaagcactttgaattgccttgtgttgaaaagtgctagataaataaacgtgccttaAGAAAACACTCATAATTCCAATTTGACATGGAAACTCGAAACATGAAAATGACCGATCGTTCCTCCCTCCAGGTCCAGGGAgtttaagtcccgcctcccccATCGTCCTGGAGAAACCAGAGAGCCTCCACACGGTCACCTTCAGCGAGGACACTGTGTGAGTCTCTCAATCTGTTTCCTTCACATACTGAATTCTTTTCACACTTTATTAAACCACATGTGTTCCGTGGCTGCAGACAATGCTCAGAGAAGTGTGTGATGAACAACTACTTCGGCATCGGCCTGGACGCCAAGATTTCCCTGGAGTTCAACAACAAGAGGGACGAGCACCCGAAGAAATGCAGGTATGGACGCACGGAGACGTTGAGGCGTTTATTCGTTCACATTCTCAATAAAACGGGTTATACGTGACGCAGGGACATCAAGTCGTCTGCATATGGGTCCGGGACATTTCATATTTTCAAAGCTTCAAGTGAAAGTCAGTTTcaatttaaatatgtatttttcattttaGCATGTGCCCACTGAAAAAGATAACGctataaggcaggggtgtcaaactcaatttcatcgcgggccacatcagcattatggttgcactcaaagggccggttgtaactctataaaatatatataaatatataatatatataaaataatgtgttatattacattactGCCCCTGaactggattattatcggataggataatgacttagtaattaactacgtctgaaagcaaataattgcaagtctcttcagtgcgcatgtcacaaagcgagatgcattgtgggacatgtagttcatgggaaacctgattctgtaaagcggcatttaatcgtataataaacgtattacattctttgcaagctcttgcggggccgcataaaatgaagtcgcgggccggatgtaATTCTTGATCTACAAGGAATCTATAATGTTCACGCCAAAACTACAAATATTAAATATGTTGTCTTAATAGCAATAGCTTTTCATAGCATTATTGCTATGACGGTATTAAACGGTATTGCGTTTCTTCGACGCCAAAATGAAAGTGTGTATTGTAGTTGTAATCCTCCTGTCTCGCCCTGCAGCAGCCGCACTAAAAACATGATGTGGTACGGGGTCCTGGGGACCAAAGAGCTGGTCCAGAAGACGTACAAGAACCTGGAGCAGAGGGTCCACCTGGAGGTCAGACGCGCGGAGAATTGGGAATATTTGGGGTGTTTTTCGTgtgttttccctctctgtctgaccCCTCTCTGTCTGaccccctctctgtctcttcAGTGCGACGGCGTCCCCATGTCTCTGCCCAGTCTTCAGGGATTGGCTGTTCTCAACATCCCCAGCTACGCAGGAGGCATCAACTTCTGGGGGGGCACCAAGGAGGACAATGTGAGTGCAGAGCAGGACGTGACACCTCATAAGGAATTGTGTTGAATGCAAAGTGcagatttaaaggtcccctattatgcaaaatccacttcttcacgtctcttctgcatcaacatgtgtcccctcttctccatgtctcttctgcatcaacatgtgtcccctcttctccatgtctcttctgcatcaacatgtgtcccctcttctccatgtctcttctgcatcaacatgtgtcacctcttctccatgtctcttctgcatcaacatgtgtcccctcttcttcatgtctcttctgcatcaacatgtgtcccctcttctccatgtctcttctacatcaacatgtgtcccctcttcttcatgtctcttctacatcaacatgtgtcccctcttcttcatgtctcttctacatcaacatgtgtcccctcttctccatgtctcttctacatcaacatgtgtcccctcttcttcatgtctcttccacatcaacatgtgtcccctcttcttcatgtctcttctacatcaacatgtctcccctcttcttcatgtctcttctacatcaacatgtgtcccctctacttcacgtctcttctacatcaacatgtgtcccctcttcttcatgtctcttctacatcaacatgtgtcccctcttctccatgtctcttctacatcaacatgtgtcccctcttcttcatgtctcttctacatcaacatgtgtcccctcttcttcatgtctcttctacatcaacatgtgtcctctcttcttcacgtctcttccacatcaacatgtgtcccctcttcttcatgtctcttccacatcaacatgtgtccccccttcttcatgtctcttctacatcaacatgtgtcccctcttcttcacgtctcttctacatcaacatgtgtcccctcttcttcatgtctcttctacctcaacatgtgtcccctcttcttcacgtctcttccacatcaacatgtgtcctctcttcttcacgtctcttttacatcaacatgtgtcccctcttcttcatgtctcttctacatcaacatgtgtcccctcttcttcacgtctcttctacatcaacatgtgtcccctcttcttcatg
This genomic stretch from Pseudochaenichthys georgianus chromosome 18, fPseGeo1.2, whole genome shotgun sequence harbors:
- the LOC139435765 gene encoding diacylglycerol kinase delta-like; its protein translation is MSWHHLRLFQKFVTFRILVCGGDGSVGWVLSELDKLNLHKQCQLGVLPLGTGNDLARVLGWGGLCDDDAQLLQILEKLERATTKMLDRWSVMTYEVPTTTRRTPTVKEDDSLDSPLQVHITQYADSVASHLAKILDSDKHSDVIFRPST